CCCAGCGCGGAAACAGGCCGAGCAGGCTGACCGCCACTGGCGCCGCGACCGATCCGGCCGCGCCGATCCGGCCGCGGAAGTAGAGTGCCGTGCCTGGCATGCCATAGCGCTCGGCGGCGGTGTCCATGTGTTCGCTGGTCATGAAACGGCCACCGACGCGTACCAGCGCGGCCGCGGTGGACCGGGAGACTTCGAGGCTCTTCGGCATGCCAGGATCAAAGCATGCCGAACACCGTCACCGCGGAGGACGAGGTCGTCGATCTCTGCCGCGAGCTCATCCGGATCGACACCAGCAACACCGGTGAGACAGCGACCAGCGCCGGTGAACGCGTCGCCGCCGAGTACGTGGCGGAGAAGCTGTCCGAGGTGGGGCTGGAGGTGACGGTCAGCGAGAGTGAGCCGACCAGAGCCAGCGTGGTGACCCGGATCGCCGGCACCGACTCGTCGCGTCCGGCGCTGCTGCTGCACGGCCACCTCGACGTCGTGCCGGCGCAGGCCGACGACTGGACGCATCCGCCGTTCGCCGGGGAGATCACCGACGACGGCTATTTGTGGGGCCGCGGCGCCGTGGACATGAAGGACATGGACGCGATGATCCTGGCGCTCGTACGCCAATGGAAGCGCGATGGCTGGACTCCGCCGCGTGATCTGGTGGTGGCTTTCTTCGCCGACGAGGAGGCCGGCAGCATCCACGGCGCGCACCACCTGGTCGAGACCAGGCCGGAGCTGTTCGACGGCGTCACCGAGGCGGTCAGCGAGGTCGGCGGCTTCAGCGTGAGCCTGGACGCCGACCGCCGGCTCTATCCGATCCAGGGCGCCGAGCGCGGCATCGGCTGGATGAAGCTGACCGCGACCGGCCGCGCCGGCCACGGCTCGTTCATCCACGACGACAACGCGGTGACCACGCTCGCCGAGGCGGTCGGTCGGATCGGCCGGCACCGCTTTCCGCTGCAGATGACCGACACGGTCGCGGCGTTCCTGCGCGCGGCCGCGGCCGAGCTCGGCATCGAGGTCGACCTGGACAACCCGGAGCTGACCGTCGACAAGCTCGGTCCGATCAGCAAGATCATCGGCGCGACGCTGCGCAACACCGCCAACCCGACCATGCTGTCGGCCGGCTACAAGGCCAACGTCATCCCGGGCAAGGCGGAGGCGGTGATCGACGGCCGCTTCCTGCCCGGCACGCAGGAGGAGTTCGAGCGGACGATCGACGAGCTGGCCGGTCCGGACGTGACCCGCGAGTGGGTCGGCGGCCAGGCGCAGCCGGCGCTGGAGTTTCCGTTCGAGGGCGCGCTGGTCGACGCGATGACCGCCGCGCTGATCGCCGAGGACCCGGGCGCGCGGCCGGTGCCGTACATGCTCTCCGGTGGCACCGACGGCAAGGCGCTGAACCGCCTCGGCATCCGGTCGTACGGCTTCGCGCCCCTCAAGCTGCCGGCCGACCTGGACTTCGCGGCGCTGTTCCACGGTGTCGACGAGCGCGTGCCGACCGAGGCGCTGAGGTTTGGCGTACGCGTGCTCCGGAGGTTTGTCGAGAGCGCCTGATCGGCGGTGACCGCGGATGCGGCACCCTGGCGGTCATGACCGACCACGACTTCACCGCTCACGCACGAGAACTCATCGACAGAAACCGCTATCTGAGCCTCGCCACGGTCGATCCGGACGGCAGGCCGTGGGTCTCGCCCGTGTACTTCGCGCCGGGGGAGGACGGCGAGTTCATCTGGGTCTCCACCGTCGACGCGGAGCACTCGCGCAACCTCGCCGCGCGGCCGGACGTCAGCCTGGTGATCTTCGACTCGACGGTCCAGCCGTACCACGGTCGGGCCGTGTACGCGTCCGGCGAGGCGTACGCGCTGGCCGGCGACGACCTCGACCGCGCACTGAGGATCTACCCAGGCGCGGCTGATCGTGGCGGCGCACAGCTGACGCTGGACGACGTGACCGGCGACGCGCCGTACCGCCTCTATCGGGCAGCCGCCACGCGGCTGTGGGTCCTCTGTCCGCGTGAGCCACGGCAGCCCTGCGCCGCGCACGGTCTCGCCAAGGACCACCGCGCGGCCGTACCGCTGGTCAGGCGGCGACAGTCGGCTTGAGCCGAGCCCAGGAGATGGTCGCCGGCACGGCGATCAGCAGGCCGATGACCGCGCAGATGGCGATCGTGTAGGAGCTGGAGCCGATCAGCTGGGCGATCACGCCGCCGGCGGCGATGCCGAGCCCCTGCGAGACGCGCAGGCCGGTACGGAAGACGCCGTTGGTGCCGCCGCGCATCTCAGCCGGTGTCCAGGTGGCGACCGCCGAGATGACCGAGATGTGGTACGCGCCGGTGGCGCCCGCGACGACCAGCAGGAACAGTGCCAACGGCAGGCTCGGCTGGAAGAAGAACAGCACGAGGATCGCCAGTGACGCGGTGGAAAGGATGCCGATCATCGACAGCCGTGCCTGTGCGTTGAAGAACCGCGACAGCACGAACGCGCCGATGATGAAGCCGAGCGGGTCGGCGGCGAGCAGCCAGCCGACCGCGGCGTCGCCGGCGTGCAGTTCCTTGGCCAGTGGCGCGGCCAGCCCTTCGACGACCACCGCGAGGCCGACCAGCCAGGACAGCGTCAGCAGGACGCGCATCCGGCGCTGCTTGAAGACCCAGCCGGTGGAGGAGAACCAGCTGGTCATCTCGCCGCCGGGCGCCGGCCGGCGGGACAGCAGCAGCCACACGGTCGCGGCGGCGAGCAGGCAGCTCACCGCGTCGATCGCGAGCGCGAGCGACGTGCCGATAGCGGCGATCAGGAAGCCGCCGACCGCCAGCCCGCCGAGCATGATGGTGTTGTTGCTGATCTGCCGCAGATCCTGCGAGCGTACGTACACCTCGTCGTCCTCGATGACCTCGCGCGCGAGCGCGTTCTGCGCGGCGTTGGCCGGCGCCAGCAGAAACTGTTGGAGGACGACGAGCAGGCACAGCACCGGCAGCGGCATGTGCGGAATCGCCATGAGCGCGAGGCAGGTGGCCTGGCCGAGCGAGCAGACGACCAGCACGTTGCGGCGCGGAAACCGGTCGGCGAACTGCGACAGGCCGAGTCCGCCGGCGATCGCCGGCAGGAACGTGAGGGCGAAGACGCCGGCGGCCCAGAGCGCCGATCCGGTGCGTGCGTAGACCAGGACCATCAACGCGACCTTGGCCAGCTGGTCGCCGGCGGCCGACTGGGACTCGGCCAGCCACAGCGCGCGGAACTCGCGGTTGGCCAGCACATCGCGCGTACGCGGACGGAGAGCGGTTGTCACGCCGGTCAGGCTGGCATT
The nucleotide sequence above comes from Fodinicola acaciae. Encoded proteins:
- a CDS encoding pyridoxamine 5'-phosphate oxidase family protein translates to MTDHDFTAHARELIDRNRYLSLATVDPDGRPWVSPVYFAPGEDGEFIWVSTVDAEHSRNLAARPDVSLVIFDSTVQPYHGRAVYASGEAYALAGDDLDRALRIYPGAADRGGAQLTLDDVTGDAPYRLYRAAATRLWVLCPREPRQPCAAHGLAKDHRAAVPLVRRRQSA
- a CDS encoding MFS transporter produces the protein MTTALRPRTRDVLANREFRALWLAESQSAAGDQLAKVALMVLVYARTGSALWAAGVFALTFLPAIAGGLGLSQFADRFPRRNVLVVCSLGQATCLALMAIPHMPLPVLCLLVVLQQFLLAPANAAQNALAREVIEDDEVYVRSQDLRQISNNTIMLGGLAVGGFLIAAIGTSLALAIDAVSCLLAAATVWLLLSRRPAPGGEMTSWFSSTGWVFKQRRMRVLLTLSWLVGLAVVVEGLAAPLAKELHAGDAAVGWLLAADPLGFIIGAFVLSRFFNAQARLSMIGILSTASLAILVLFFFQPSLPLALFLLVVAGATGAYHISVISAVATWTPAEMRGGTNGVFRTGLRVSQGLGIAAGGVIAQLIGSSSYTIAICAVIGLLIAVPATISWARLKPTVAA
- a CDS encoding M20/M25/M40 family metallo-hydrolase, encoding MPNTVTAEDEVVDLCRELIRIDTSNTGETATSAGERVAAEYVAEKLSEVGLEVTVSESEPTRASVVTRIAGTDSSRPALLLHGHLDVVPAQADDWTHPPFAGEITDDGYLWGRGAVDMKDMDAMILALVRQWKRDGWTPPRDLVVAFFADEEAGSIHGAHHLVETRPELFDGVTEAVSEVGGFSVSLDADRRLYPIQGAERGIGWMKLTATGRAGHGSFIHDDNAVTTLAEAVGRIGRHRFPLQMTDTVAAFLRAAAAELGIEVDLDNPELTVDKLGPISKIIGATLRNTANPTMLSAGYKANVIPGKAEAVIDGRFLPGTQEEFERTIDELAGPDVTREWVGGQAQPALEFPFEGALVDAMTAALIAEDPGARPVPYMLSGGTDGKALNRLGIRSYGFAPLKLPADLDFAALFHGVDERVPTEALRFGVRVLRRFVESA